The segment TACCGGTGGCACTGACACTCATGGGGGTTTGCAGGTACCTGAGTCGTCATGTGCCGCCCTGAACTGGCGTCCGCCGACTTCCCCATATCCGAGACGGGGCCTCAGGACGCTCACACGGGCACTCAGCGCTTCGGACTGTCAACCGGCGGCTACCGTGAGCGGAGTCTCATCCGCCTCACCCGTATACAGGCGTCTTGCGCAGGTCACCCATGGGGCCGGGGGCTCATCCGTAGGTGTCGCCGGGGCCCTTGCTGCCCGGTGCGCGCAGCGATCCGTAGCGCCGTGCCGGACCACCGGGACCCAGCACCTTGATCACCTTCACGGTGCCGTGCCCCAGGTCCTCGTTGAGGCGGGCCACCAGCGTCGGGGCCAGCAGCCGCAGCTGTGTCGCCCACGCCGTCGAATCGCACTGCACCGTCAGCACGCGGGCGTCCTCGTCGTACTTCTGCGGCTCACAGTGCTGCGCCACCTCGGGCCCGACCAGCTGCGGCCAGCGCCCCATCACCCCGCCGACCGCCGCCGGGGTCTCCCAGCCGCGTTCCGTGATCAGCCGGTTGATCGCCGCACCCAGCGGCAGCGGATCGCGGCCGTCCGCCCGCGCCCCCGAGCGCAAGCCGCCGCGCCTGGCCTGCTTCTTCTGCTGCGCGGCCGCGCCCCGCGCCCGCGCCTGCTCCTTCGCGGCCACCAGCGCCTGACGGGCCAGATCCACCCCGGAGAGCTCCGGGGCCTTGGGCCGCTCGGGCTGCTCCTCGCTCACGGGGTCACCTTCTCCACGGCGCCGTCGGCCACCGCGTAGCGCGCCCCGGCCAGGATGCCCGGCACATCGTCGTCCACCGCGGCCGTCACCAGCACCTGCTCGCCCGGGGCCACCAGCTCCGCCAGCCGCTCGCGGCGGCGCGCGTCCAGCTCGGCGAAGACGTCGTCGAGGACGAGGACCGGCTCATTGCCCTCGGCGCGCAGCAGGTCGTACGACGCCAGCCGCAGCGCGAGCGCATACGACCAGGACTCGCCGTGGCTGGCGTAGCCCTTCGCCGGGAGCTGGCCCAGCTTGAGCACCAGATCGTCGCGGTGCGGGCCGACCAGCGTCACCCCGCGCTCGATCTCCTGCTTACGGGCCTCGCCGAGCGCCGCCAGCAGCACGCCGTACAGGTCCTCGCGGGTGGTGGCATCGGCCATCGCCTCGCCCGCCGAACCGCGGTACTCCAGCGCCAGCGGACCGCCACCCGGCGCCAGCTGGTCGTAGGCCTTGTCCGCGAGCGGCCGCAGCGCGGCGATCAGATCGAGCCGCTGCGCCAGCAGCTCGGCGCCCGCGCGGGCCAGATGCTGGTCCCATACGTCGAGGGTGGACAGATCCATCTGCCGGCCGCCGTGCCGCCGCGCCAACGCAGCGGTCTTCAACAGGGTGTTGCGCTGCTTGAGGACCCGGTCGTAATCCGAGCGCACCCCGGCCATCCGCGGCGAGCGCGCGGTGATCAGCTCGTCCAGGAACCGGCGGCGCTCCCCCGGATCGCCCTTGACCAGCGCCAGATCCTCCGGCGCGAACAGCACCGTCCGCACGATCCCCAGTACGTCCCGCGGCCTGACCTGCGAAGACCTATTGATCCTGGCGCGGTTCGCCTTGCCCGGGTTGAGCTCCAGCTCGATCAGCTGCTGCCGCTCGCCCTGGACGACCGCGGCCCGGACGATGGCCCGTTCGGCGCCCATCCGCACCAGCGGGGCATCCGAGGAGACCCGGTGGCTGCCGAGCGTGGCGAGATAGCCGACCGCCTCGACCAGATTGGTCTTGCCCTGCCCGTTGGGGCCCACGAAAGCCGTGACGCCCGGATCAAGCGGCACCTCGACCCGGGCGTACGAGCGGAAGTCGGCGAGGGACAGATGCGATACGTGCATGGCTGGGCGCCGACCTCCCCCGGCTGCTGCTTACTGTTGCTGCCTGCTGCTTCTGGTTACTGCTGAGTGAGCGGTGTCCGCTACTTCTTGCT is part of the Streptomyces platensis genome and harbors:
- a CDS encoding DUF721 domain-containing protein, which codes for MSEEQPERPKAPELSGVDLARQALVAAKEQARARGAAAQQKKQARRGGLRSGARADGRDPLPLGAAINRLITERGWETPAAVGGVMGRWPQLVGPEVAQHCEPQKYDEDARVLTVQCDSTAWATQLRLLAPTLVARLNEDLGHGTVKVIKVLGPGGPARRYGSLRAPGSKGPGDTYG
- the recF gene encoding DNA replication/repair protein RecF (All proteins in this family for which functions are known are DNA-binding proteins that assist the filamentation of RecA onto DNA for the initiation of recombination or recombinational repair.): MHVSHLSLADFRSYARVEVPLDPGVTAFVGPNGQGKTNLVEAVGYLATLGSHRVSSDAPLVRMGAERAIVRAAVVQGERQQLIELELNPGKANRARINRSSQVRPRDVLGIVRTVLFAPEDLALVKGDPGERRRFLDELITARSPRMAGVRSDYDRVLKQRNTLLKTAALARRHGGRQMDLSTLDVWDQHLARAGAELLAQRLDLIAALRPLADKAYDQLAPGGGPLALEYRGSAGEAMADATTREDLYGVLLAALGEARKQEIERGVTLVGPHRDDLVLKLGQLPAKGYASHGESWSYALALRLASYDLLRAEGNEPVLVLDDVFAELDARRRERLAELVAPGEQVLVTAAVDDDVPGILAGARYAVADGAVEKVTP